The nucleotide sequence GTCGACGTTCTTGTCGCAGGTGACCCTGGCCAGCGAGTCCTTGGCCGGCAGAAAGGCCCGGCAGGTGCCCGGTGCGTAACCCAGTGGAAGCGTGCTCAGTAGGCGGGCCAGCGCGTCCGCCGACGCCGGCGAGGGCGCGCTGGGCGAAGCCGTCGACGGGCTGGTGGAAGCGGACTCGGACTTCGGCCGGAAGCTGAGCCAGATGCCCTGGGCGGCGAAGACGATCAGGGCCACCAGGGCGGCGGCGCCGAGCAGCATCCACGGGTTGCGCAGGCGTGCGGCCAAGGAGTGTGGGCCTGGGCCCGACGGTGATGTGTCGCTCGTCTGCTTCGGCGGTTGCGGGGGCGTCGGGGGAACTGGGGGAGTCGGGGGTGTCAGGGGCGCCGGGGGTGCCTGTGGCGGTGGTGCGGCCGTCAGATCGCCCCAAGAACTCGTGCTCGCGTCGAATAACGGGACGTTGGCTTCCGATGTGGGGAATGACGGAATCGACAGGGGCCCGGAGATCCTCAGGTCGGGCTGCGAAGTCGATGCGACCGGGGTGGGTGCCGATGGTGACGCCGTCGACGGGCTTGCAAAGGTGATCCCGGCCTCTGCCGCGGCGTCGGTGTGCAGGCCACCGGCCTCCTCACTACGTTTGAGGATGCGAAATTCTTGAGCCTGGTGCGGTGCGCTGAGCGCTTGGTGCGCCGCCGCAGCCAGTTCGCCCGCGCTTGCGAAGCGGTCCTCCGGGCGTTTGGCCATTCCGCGCGCGATCACCGCGTCGAACGTGGCGGGGATACCGGGCCGCAGCTGGCTGGGACGCGGGATGGGCGCCATCAGATGCGCGGTGATCAACATGCCTGCGCTGTCCGCCCGATATGGCGGGGTTCCGGTCAGGCACTCATGGAGCACGCAGGTCAGCGAATAGATGTCGGCACGCTGATTCACTTCGGCGTCGGAAAACCGCTCCGGGGCCATGTACCTCCAGGTCCCCACCGCGCTGCCGATCTGCGTCAGTTTCTCGTCGGTCGCCGCACTGGCGATCCCGAAGTCCACCAGGTAGACGAAGTCATCCTGGGTCACCAGGATGTTTTCCGGTTTCAC is from Mycobacterium marinum and encodes:
- a CDS encoding serine/threonine-protein kinase; the encoded protein is MSASARRSRVGTRFGPYYLKRQLGTGGMGEVYEAVDTVRQRVVALKLMSESLSHDPVFRMRMQREARNAGRLQEPHVVPIHDYGEIDGQLYLDMRLIEGTHLALLLERFGPVTPPWAVALVHQVASALDAAHAAGVMHRDVKPENILVTQDDFVYLVDFGIASAATDEKLTQIGSAVGTWRYMAPERFSDAEVNQRADIYSLTCVLHECLTGTPPYRADSAGMLITAHLMAPIPRPSQLRPGIPATFDAVIARGMAKRPEDRFASAGELAAAAHQALSAPHQAQEFRILKRSEEAGGLHTDAAAEAGITFASPSTASPSAPTPVASTSQPDLRISGPLSIPSFPTSEANVPLFDASTSSWGDLTAAPPPQAPPAPLTPPTPPVPPTPPQPPKQTSDTSPSGPGPHSLAARLRNPWMLLGAAALVALIVFAAQGIWLSFRPKSESASTSPSTASPSAPSPASADALARLLSTLPLGYAPGTCRAFLPAKDSLARVTCDKNVDPGGPSRGVYTLFGETATLRQYFDGLLRTDIMVDCPGEKKSPTAWHHPDSPQVGGMIFCAIQEGSPSVVWTNEAQLMISVVQGDPRGPNLEELYSWWKKHS